tattcctgcctggagaaccccatggacagaggagcctggcgggctacagtcagtccataaGGTCCCAACTTAacaggcacacacgcacacagttcGGCtcgggttggggtggggggagtggtgCGGGCTGGCCTCACCGGAGCgcagctcctgcagctcttgCAGCCTGTGCAGACACTGCCCTGCCAGGGCCTGCAGCCCCTCCAGGGTGAGCAGGCTGCGGTACTCCTGCGTCCAGTCCTTGGGGTCTACACGAGAGCCAGAGGTGGTCACAGGCCAGGTTCATGAGGGTCCTGAAGCCCTCCCTGTCCCGCCGGAGACCCGACTCGGGGCCACTAACCTGCCGTGAGCTCCTCCCTCATTCGAAGCCTCAGCATGGAGCAGGCCTTCTGTAGGCGCCCCACCTCTGCTGCGCTGAGCATGGAGCTGGGCAGGCCTGCCTGCAAGTGGGTCAGGGAAACTCCCCCATGGCCGGGCCCCTCCGCTCTCCCCCAGGGCTGGGTCCCAGTGTGGCTCTGGCCCTTCCTGGAGTGGCTCCTCCTCACACTCTAAACCAGGTTCAGAGCCAGAACCTCTGCGAGGATCCCACCCCCGCAAGGATACAGCTGTCTGCATTTTCTGGAGGAACTGGGTTTTGgcggtggcagcagcagcatccacagAATCCCTGGTCTGCATCGAGCTGAGCTGGGCCCACAGGCTGGATGCACACATGGGCAGCCCGCAAACCAGAGAGCAACATGTGATGATGCCAGCCAGAGGGCTGGGGCCCTGGGAAGTAGGCGAAACCAAGGGGAGGGGCCCAGGGAACTGAGGGGACACTGCTCATGGAAAGGGGACAGAGCTGACCAAGGAAAAGGGGAGAGAAGCCAGCACTGACTGGAACCCAGAGCTCTGGGCGCTGGTTCCATACCCAGCACAACGGGTACACCTGAAAACACCACCTGGCACCACCTGGCTTACCCCTACGGCACTTCcacagcctggggcctgggggcaCCTGGCGCCCTGCTCAAGGCCTCACAGTGGAGAGGCTGAGCTGGGTCCGTGAGAGCAGTCCTAGGGCAGCAGACTCTCTGGATGTGAGAGTGTCACCTCCCAGGAAAGGAAGCAGAGGGGCCCGTGGGCCAAGCCTCCGCCTCCCTGCTCTCCCACCCCGCACCCCCACGCCCCCCACCGCCACTCCCCtggctccccctcccctcccgggGTCCCACACCCCCACCAGCCTCACCTAGCATTCCGGGAAGCCGCCTTCCTGAAGGCCTCTGGCAGCCGCAGTAAGGCCCTGTTGGGAAGCTGGCGCTCAGGGCAGCTCTGTCCCACTCCGGAGGCTGCAGGCCCCGCTCCCCACTCAGAGCCCAATGAGGGGTGAGGCTCTCCCAGCCCTCAGAGAGGGCTTCCAGAGTGACCACGGGAGCCAGCCCAGCTGGGGTCCACCTGgcagagaggagggcagagcccAGGCCATCTCCAGAGCATCTGGAGCCCCCGGGCTGGGTAGATAAGTGCACAGGGCACAGGAACAGCCAGGGAGCAGAGAGGGACAGGCCCCAGTACATCAAACATGGCACCGTCACCGCCAACAGTTCCACCTACCAACTTCCGGGCTGGGGATTCATGGGGTGACATCCTGGGGCTCCCCAGGCCCATACCCACTCAGTGCTGGGCCCTCCCTGTCATCCCAAATCTAGCCTTCTACAGCTGCCCAGGATCTGATCAGGCAGACAGTAGCTCCTCTAGGGAATGTCTGCTGGGGAACTCACCCCTTATCCTTGAGCGTAAAAGCTTCTGGAACCTGAGAAGCAGCCTGGGGGACAATCTGCTGGTCCCTGAGGCCTGCTTCAGGCTTGTTGGCTCCGGCCCCCTGCCCCATATGGGCGCCATCTCCCACCAACAGAAGCCTGCGCCCAGGGAGGTCCTTTGCGGGCACCCAGGGGTGGTGGACACCCCTGGGGGGTTTTGTCTCAGGTGCACGGCTGCCAGTGCAGCGTGAGGTGCTGGGTGGGGCAGAGGCTTTGGTGGCAGTGGAAGCAGACCCAGACTTCAGGCTGCGGGCCTTGACTCCTTCTCCAGCCTTAGAGAGGCCTTTTCGCACTCgtactgccttctccagtgcctggGTCAGAAGCTCCAGCTCCTTGAGGTCTTGGGGGCTGGGTGGGCATGCTGTGAAAGCGGAGAATCAGGTAGAGGCCCCCGATCACTGCCAGCCAGAAGACAAGCAGGAGACGGCACCTGCAGAAGGTGGGGGGCTGAGGTTTACCTGAAGATGGAGCCTCTTTATTAATTTCTGACCCTGGGGTTGGCTCCGGAGCTGGGGTCTCGGCTGGTTCCCTGCAAGGACACAGGGCAGCCGTGGCAAGGCCAGAGCCCAACAAATCCCCATGATCGCCTGGCCTAGGAGCGGGCGCCCAGTTCTCAGGCCCTCAGGAAAAGCGAGGGGTACTGGCAGCCCGCAACTCGGAAGTGAGCGCTGAGCCCAGCCTCCAGGCCCGGGGCTCCAAGCAGGGTTCTGACGGCCCGAAGGCTGCCTAGCCGGGTGGTCCCGGGGTCGCGTACCAGACCCGCAGCAGCCGCCGGGAGACTCGCAGGCTCTGCTCCAGCTGCCGTTGTCGCTCGGCGCAGGAGTCCAGGGCGTCCCGCAGCTCGGCCACCAGCCTGGGAAGGAAGCACCGGAGGTTCAGCGCCCGGCCGGCCTCGGGCCGCGGCGGCCTCCGCCCCCGCAACTCCAGCGGCGCGGGACCCACCGGCGCGAGCACTCCGCAGGCAGCATACAAGCGGTCTAAGTCTTCGCGACCTGCCGCCGCCGGGAGACCCCGCCGCTTCCGGGCTAGAAGACCGCCCCTTCCGTCCGGGCTGCCCAATCCCGGGCCCAGCGTCAGGCCCCGCCTTCCCCGATGACGACCCCGCCTCTAGCCCCGCCCCTTGGCCGGAAGTCCGAGCAGAGACCGGCTCCGATCCCCGCCCGGGGGCAGCGGAGCGAGCTGGGGGAGGACGCGCAGTTGTGGTTTGGATAACGGGGTAGATGGAGGCTCCTGTGGTCCCTTAACAGTCGGCTTCGTCTTTGCATCAAGGGCCCTCTAAAGCAGGGCCCTGGGACCTTGCTGACCCCGGGGCACCTAGCACAGGGCCGGGCACGCGGAGGGACCCATAGGTATTTACTGCTGTGGCTGGAGGTGAGGATGACGTGTTTGTCGGGAGCAGGGGCAAGGCAGGAGTGTGCACTTGTGGACACGCTGACGAGGTGATGACATCCGGGAGTGGGCACCTCGGCAGAGGGGGAGGAGGCCCAGGAGCCAGACATGGGCACGAGGACCAGTGGGGCTGAGCAGGCTGGTCCCTGGCGGGGCAGGCGTGCCTGGATGGGACCAGCTGAGGGGGAGCTGGAGCGCAGAGCAGTggagggacagcagagcctggtgtcACAGGAGCCTGTCCCAGGAGGGAGTGTCCTCGGGGGACACGTGGgcgtgggggtggtggggacaaATGCTGGCTGAGAGGAGTGATGCTGGCAGCAGGGTCCATTGTAATTGCATCTAACAAGAAAAAAGGATGAGTGCCAACCCCACAGGGGCCAAGAAATCTCAGGGGAGAGCAGGATGGAGGACAGACCTGGGAGGGGGTTTGTTTAAAGACAGAGGGGTGTCCATTTCATTGTTGCTAATAGGAAGGTGCCACAGCAGAGAACAGACGCAAAGGAGGGGAACTGAGGGTGCTGGGGCAAAAGGGGGAAGGGCTGAGCAGGACCCAAGCAGCCCTGGGACTGCTGTTAGGGTGGGAGCATCCATCAGCAGCAGCCTGTTTTCTTGCCCAGTATGGGGAGCCTGAAATGAGATTCTCAGTgagaaaggaggggaagggagcagaCAAAGGGAGACCCCACCCCCAAGTCAGGCGGTATTAGGTCCCCGCCAGAGCGCGCTCCTTCTGCGGATGCAGGCCGGCCGGGAGAAAGCAGAGAACTTTTGGGTTTTGGTAAGGGGCCAAGGGGACAAGGCAGTTCAGACATGCATATCACTCAGCTACTATTATCCTcatcacatttaatcctcacaacaccccTGTGAGGTAGGTACCGTCACCCCatcatacagatgaggaaactgaggctcacacaTGCCTAGGGGCACACAGTCGACAGGGAGGTATGCAGTCCCGATGCTGGGATTCCCTTACTCAACCACGGCCTTCCCAGGGTGGTCAGATTTGCCTACAGCAGCAAAAAAGATAGATCCCACAGGGAGTCAAGAGCCCTGAAAAGCCTCTCCGGGCCAGCGTCTCCTGGTCCCTGTAGTTTTGGTTCAAGAGCATCTGGGGGACATTCCTGGCTAAGTGGTTCTTTCTGATGTTTCAAGAGGAAGCCAAAGCGACAGCAGGTGAGTGTGTTGGGTCAGCCCAGCAGGGGAGAGCGGTCAGGGTCATGATTCGCAGGAACCCACAGCAGGTCCAGCCTCAcccagcaagccaggcctctgGTCCATGCTTTTCCGTGTCTTGGTCACCTCAGATGTTACAAATGACATATAATTTTTTCCTGGCTAACctctctgggaaaactggtttcGCATACAGTGTCAGGAGAGCACTGAGGAGTTTgaatcaaattttcatttttcagttgagCCTAAATAatgttgagaattttaaaaaatataataccttctatttttaatttttcttttgtttttatcctaGAGGGATGAAGGATGGAAATAAAGACAGGGAAAGAAATGGCCTAGAAATTCAGTGCAGAGAGTGGGTCATGCAGATACCATCTGGTGGGGACACAGATGGACCATTGCAGGAGAAGGGACAGATTTTTAACAGGAGCTGAGAATATGGGAGGGAGCGAGCCTGTGACCGAGAATCAAGGCCCTTGAGCCCGGTGTTCACGCGCAGTCCACCACGGTGCCTGGGGCAGAGTTCCCCCATTGCAGGAGGCACCAGCCCATGAGGAAAGGAACGCATGCCCGAGGCAGGGCAGTGTGGGCGCAGGGATGGTGATGTGCTTAGGGCTGTCAGCTCTCCCGGGACCCCAGACCAAACAGATGGGGGGATGAGGAGCTGTGTCTGGACACTCGGGCCACATGTGTTCTCAGCTATGAAAGCTCAGTTCCTGGGGTGCGGGCAGGGGGGACGTTCGCCCAGGACGTGGGCTGAGTTTCCCAGAGGAAGCAAGACAAGACACAGGAGGGACAGAGATACAGGACTGACATGGCATGGCGTGACTGCTTCGAGGCTAAACTTCCCAAAGAGGAGGAGCTGAGTTTTCGTTGTGCTTTAGAGATTCTGAAGGCTCGTGATGGGCTCCCCTGGAGAGAGAGTCCCT
This portion of the Bos indicus x Bos taurus breed Angus x Brahman F1 hybrid chromosome 25, Bos_hybrid_MaternalHap_v2.0, whole genome shotgun sequence genome encodes:
- the TEDC2 gene encoding tubulin epsilon and delta complex protein 2 isoform X1, with the protein product MLPAECSRRLVAELRDALDSCAERQRQLEQSLRVSRRLLRVWEPAETPAPEPTPGSEINKEAPSSACPPSPQDLKELELLTQALEKAVRVRKGLSKAGEGVKARSLKSGSASTATKASAPPSTSRCTGSRAPETKPPRGVHHPWVPAKDLPGRRLLLVGDGAHMGQGAGANKPEAGLRDQQIVPQAASQVPEAFTLKDKGALLRLPEAFRKAASRNASLWAQLSSMQTRDSVDAAAATAKTQFLQKMQTAAGLPSSMLSAAEVGRLQKACSMLRLRMREELTADPKDWTQEYRSLLTLEGLQALAGQCLHRLQELQELRSAVVEQPQGPWPEGPPRAALPCGGGADPVWSPQLLLYSSTQELQTLAALRLRVAMLDQQVHLEKVLMAELLPLLSEQEPLGRPWLALCRAAHCLLCEGGQRFLTVLQDEPADRLSPP
- the TEDC2 gene encoding tubulin epsilon and delta complex protein 2 isoform X2, with amino-acid sequence MLPAECSRRLVAELRDALDSCAERQRQLEQSLRVSRRLLRVWEPAETPAPEPTPGSEINKEAPSSACPPSPQDLKELELLTQALEKAVRVRKGLSKAGEGVKARSLKSGSASTATKASAPPSTSRCTGSRAPETKPPRGVHHPWVPAKDLPGRRLLLVGDGAHMGQGAGANKPEAGLRDQQIVPQAASQVPEAFTLKDKGALLRLPEAFRKAASRNASLWAQLSSMQTRDSVDAAAATAKTQFLQKMQTAAGLPSSMLSAAEVGRLQKACSMLRLRMREELTADPKDWTQEYRSLLTLEGLQALAGQCLHRLQELQELRSAVVEQPQGPWPEGPPRAALPCGGGADPVWSPQLLLYSSTQELQTLAALRLRVAMLDQQVHLEKAPLSLWPSPTSRS